The genomic segment CACGGTCTGCTCTGGCTGCATGTGCACGAAGGCCCAGCGACGGTCATAGGCGCCGGTCTCCAGCGCCGCGACATCGAACGGTCCGAAGCGGCGGCCGATCTCGGCGAAGCCGTCGAAGTAACCGGTGTCGCCGCTGAAGAAGAGTTTCAGGCCGGCGTCATCTGCGGCGTTCGAGGGATCCTCGATCACCCACGACGCCCACAGCGTGCGATCGGAATCGAACAGGCCGCGACCGGAGAAATGCTGCGCCGGCGTCGCGGTGAAGCGCAGGCCGTCGATCTCGGCCGACTGCCACCAGTCGAACTGCCGCACCTTGGCCTGCGGCACACCCCATGCGACGAGACGGTCGCCGACGCCGAGCGGGGCGAGGAAGACCTCGGTGCGCTGCGCCAGCGCGACGACGGTTTCGCGATCGAGATGGTCGTAATGGTCGTGCGACAGCACGACGCCCCGCAGCGGCGGCAGATCCTCGAGCGCGATCGGCGGCGCGTGCCAACGTTTCGGCCCGGCGAACGACACCGGCGAGGCGCGTTCGGCGAACACCGGATCGGTGATCCAGAACCCGCCACGCAGCTTGATCAGCAGCGTCGAATGGCCGAGGCGATACAGGCTGCGGTCCGGTGCGGCGTCGAGCGCGGCGCGCGTCATCGGCAGCACCGGCGTGGGCAGCGGTGGCGTGGTGCCGCCGGGCTTGTTGAACATGAAATCCCACCACAGCTTCGCGCCATTCGCGAAGCCCATCGGCGGCCGCGGCTGCGGATTGCGGAAACGGCCCTCGGCCGATTGCGGCGAGGCCACATGGTCGGCAACGGGCTGGCTGGTACGGACGAACGACAGGGTGCAGGCACTCACGGCGAGGACTCCGAAAAGGAACAGGATCGACAGGACCAGGCGACGCAGGATCCGGCGGCGTGGCGTGGCGGAGGAAGACGCAGGCATTCGAGGATCCATGGCAGGAACTACACCGTGCAGTGTAGTTATCGAATCCGGAAAGTAAACCCCCCGGTGTAAACTTGCGGAATGCCCGGATCCGACGACACGCCCACCCGCCTGACCGACCGCAAGCACGCGGCGATCCTCGATGCCGCCGTGGCCGAATTCCGCGCCGCCGGTTTCGAGGCGACCACAATGGACCGCATCGCCGCGGCCGCCGGCGTGTCCAAGCGCACCGTCTACAACCACTTCCCGAGCAAGGACGCGCTGTTCCTGCGCATCCTCGAAGAGATGTTCGCGCGTGGCGTCGGCGGCCCCGATCTCGCCTACCGCGCCGACCGGCCGCTGCGCGCGCAGCTGTTCGAACTGGTCGACCAGAAGCTGCGCCTGCTCGACGATCCGCATTTCGTCGATCTCGCCCGCGTCGCCATCGCGGCCGGCCTGCACTCGCCCGAACTCGCGCGGCAGATGCTCGAACGTCTCGGCGACCGCGAGGAAGGCATCACCACCTGGGTGCGCGCCGCCGCCGCCGATGGCCGACTGAAGATCGACGATCCGCTGTTCGCCTCGCACCAGCTGCAGTCGCTGGTGAAGGGCTTCGCGTTCTGGCCGCAGATGTCGATGGGTCAACCTGCACTCGATGCCGCGCAGCAGCGCCAGGTCGCCGAAGGGGCGGTCGACATGTTCCTCGCGCGCTACGGCTGAGACCGCCGGTTACGACGCGCTGCATGCGCGTGGGCGGATCGCCTAAGCGTCGACGGGCCCGTAGCGCAGCCACAGGCTGGCCATGCGGGCGTCTTCGAACACGCGCGCATCGAGACCCGCGCCCATCGCCGACAGCACGCAGTACTCGACGGTGTCGAGACCGTGCGGCTTCACGTGCGCGATCCGCAGGCGTCCAAGTCGCGGACCGAGCTCACTCACGAGCCGGACCCACTCGCCCGCGGTCAGCGCGGGCCCGATCAGTTCGTCCACCAGCAGCAGCGACTGCGCGGGTTGCTGTTCGACCGCCTCGGCGATCGCGTGCCAGTACGCCATCGTGTGGGCGAACGTCGCATCGCCGCGCACATGCACGTGGAGGAGCGATTGCGGCTGACGACGCACTTCGATCTGCAAGTCGTTCTGCATCTGGGCCTCCAAGTCGAAGTGCGGGACTTGCGCTTGCGGGACGCACGAACGGTGGATCGCCTCCATTAGAGCCCTGGCGCACGCGATCGATGTGAAATCGTGGAGGCAGCGGTGTCAGCCGCAGGACTTCGCGGCCGGAAAATGCGGGCTGCAAACGCGTGGGTCGGTCGCGCCGTCGTCAATAGATACGGCGCGCTCGGCGGGATCCGGCCAGACAGCTGCGTTCTGGACGAAGCACGACAGGATCGTGTGCCGTTCCGCGCGCGCTGTCGCTCTCGCGCAGCGCCTCTTTCGAACTGCCTACTTCGCGACCGCGCCGCCCAGATGGGTCGACAAGAATCCCAGCAGCCGCGTGTAGAACTCGCGTCGATGCGGTTCGGTGTAGAAGCCGTGTCCCTCGTTCGGGTAGTACAGCGTCTCTACCGGCATCCCATTACGCTTGAGTGCACGCTCCATGCGCTGACTGTGCGCCAGCGGGGCGCGCAGGTCCTGCCCACCGGCCGCAAGGAACACCGGGATGCGGATCCGGTCGGCGAGCGTGATCGGCGAGCGCGCGGCCAGGGTGTTGCGCGCACCCATCCATTCGCTCGCCCAGGTGCGGCCGGAGCGGCTGCCGGCCGACTGCTCGCGATGGAGCATTTCCAGGTCGTAGACACCGACGTAGCCGACCGCACACCGGTAGAGATCCGGTTCGCGCGCCGCGCCCATCAGCGCCGCATAGGCACCGTAGCTCGCGCCGTAGATGCAGATTCGGTCCGCCTGCGCGATACCGCTCTCGACCGCCCAGCGGGTGGCGTCGGTGAGATCGTCCTGCATCGCGGCGCCCCACTCCTGCGCGCCGGCATCGAGGTGCGCCCGGCCGTAATTGCCCGAGCCCCGGTAGTTCACGCGCAGCACCGCATAGCCGGCGGCTGCGAGCACCTGGCCGTCCTCGTCGTAGGCCCACTGGTCGAATACCCCGAACGGCCCGCCATGCGGCAGGACGACCAGCGGCACCGGGCCGGTCGTGCGCGCGGCACGGTCAGGTAGCCATGGATCTGGCGGCCGTCGCGCGCGGCGAAGGACACCTCGCGGCTGGCGAGCATGTCCGCCGGATGCAGCCATTCGCGCTGCGCGAAGATCCGGCTGCCGGTTTTGGCCACGGTGTCGAACAGGAAGTAGTCGCCGCTGTTGCGATCACTCCACAGAGACACCAGCGCCAGGCGGCCGTCGCCACTGGTCGACGTGATGCGGATCGCGTCGCCATCGAAGGCAGGTTCCAGACTGCGATACAGACGTGCGGTTGGATGCGCGTTGTCGAAGAACCGGTTGCGCACGCGATCGGTCATGAACGATGCGCCGATCGGCGTGCGTCCGTCGAGCGCGTAGAGAATGCCGTACGGGTCGACCTTCGCGTCGCGCAGCAGCTCCGTATAGCGGTCGGTGACGGGATCCCAGAACACGATCGCATCCGGCCCATCGGGTTGTTCGACCTGCAGATACGCCACACGGCCGTCGTCGGAGAACCCCAGCGCGTAGGCATTCCGGGCAGTCGATGCGGTTGCGTCGATCTGCCGCCACGGACTGTCGTCGTCGTCGCGATAGAACAGTTTCTGCACGTTGTCGGCATTCGCGCCGGACGCGAAGCGCACGCGGCCTTGCGCGTCGGCCAGGAACGTCGCGCGTCGCACGGGCACCATCGCCACCAGGTCGCGCCGGCCGGTGTAGATGTCGAGCCGCTCCACGCGCACGTTGGGATCGCTGGTCTGCGGGACCGCCGATACCAGCACCTTGCGACTGTCGCCGGGCAACGTGTCGAACAGGTAGACCGACGGCTCGAGCAGCAACTGGACCGTGGTATCCAATGGCCCGCGCGCGCCATAGGGGCTGGCCAGCAATCGCGGATGGCTGCCGTCGGCATTCACCGCATGCAGTTCACCGATCGAGCTCGGCTGGTCGCGCGACCCACGCTTGCTGGCGAGCGAGACCACGATGCGCTCGTCGTTCGCCCACCAGAAATCCTCGACCACCGAATCGCGCTTGCCGATCACCTTGGCCGTCGGCACGTTGTCGGATGCACGCACCACCGCGAGCGCGGTCCGGTCTTCGAGTGCGGTGATCACCGCGTAGTAGTCGCCGTCCGGTGAAATCTTCACCCGCTGGAACTGCGGTTGCCGCAGATACGGCGCCAGATCCACCGCAGGTGGCTGCGCCCATACCACGACCGGCACGATGCACAGCAGCACCCCGCACACACGACGCATCCAACGCGCCATAACGCCCCCCTGTCCTGATTTTCCCCGCAAGCATCTTGGCGACACGGCCAGGCGGTGTCCATGCCTCGGCCCGCGCGGTTTTCACAGACAGATGCGTCTGGCGACATGAAGCCCGCCTGTCGATGCGCTGGCCCATCGCAAATGAATGCCGTTGCATCGCTCCGGATTCACGGCATCAGGCGCAGCGTCCCGATTCCACGCAGGCCGCCAGATCTGGATGGCCTGCGTGCTCGCTCCGATACCCACCCGCGCTCACCCCACAACCCGATACAGGACATCTCCATGGGACTTCTCAGAATCGCCGCCGTCGGTGCACTTGGTTACTTCGCGTATCAGGCCTGGCAGCGCCGTTCGTCTGCTGCACTCGAGATCGAAGAGGACACGCCGTCGAGCACCGACCGCCCGCTGGTCACCAACGTCTCCGACGATGCCAACCGCACGTCCTACGACGAGGCGACATCGACGCCGGGCACCAGCGCGCACTGACGCGTCCATCCACCGCGCCTTGTGCTGACCACTGCAACGCGCGGCTTCGCACCACATCTTCCGGAGAGACCGATGGATTCGATCAACCGCAACCAGCCCGAACACAACCGCGAGGACCTCGCCGGCACCGATGCGGCCGCGCGCATCCGCGAGATGACTAAGGATGCCGAATCGTGCTTCTTCTGCACCACGCCGCTGTCCGGCAGCGAGACCGGCGGCACGCGGCCGATGGCGATCGAAGAGGCCGACGCATCCGGCGCGCTCTGGTTCCTCAGTGCGTCCGACAGTCACAAGAATGCCGAGATCGAGGCCGATCCTGCCGTGCGCCTGTACTTCCAGGCGTCGAAGCATTCCGGCTTTCTCGCCCTTGATGGCCACGCAACGATCAGCCGTGATCGCCAGCGCATAGAGGACCTGTGGAACCCGATCATGAAAACCTGGTTCACCGAGGGCAAGGACGACCCGCGCATCACCGTGATCCAGGTGAAGCCGACCGGCGGCTATTACTGGGACAACAAGCACGGCGATTTCGTCGCCGCGTCGAAGATGGTCGTCGGTGCCGCGATCGGCAAGACGCTCGACGATTCGATCGAAGGCCGCGTCTCGCCCTGATCGACCTGCGCGGAGCGGGGACCGAACCCGCTCCGTCGCTTTGGCGCTGCATCCCGCGTCATCCGTTCAGGCCCGGCGCTGCACCGCATCATCGCGCTCACACGCCCGATCGTAGGCTGCACATGCGGACTCCCCCTCTCCGCATGGCGCCTCTCTTGAAATCCTTCAGTTCCCTGTTCCGTCGGCATGCGCCGGCGATGACCGCACTGGTTCCGAAATCCGTGCTCGCCCGCGGCACTGCGGGTGCGCAGCAGATCCAGACCACCATCCAGGATGCGCTGTCGTCCGCCGGCATCCACGCCGACGGCAATGCGACCGGCGTGCAGAAGACGATCCAGGACGCGCTGCAGCAGGCCGGTCTGTTGTCGCCGGACGCGCCGGCATCCTCGCAGACGTCGTCTTCAGATGCGGCGCCCGCACCGGATCAGGCGACAGCGCACCTGCATGGCGCTGAGCCGACCACGCGTACCGCGCGCGGCACGACCACCGAACACAGCTACAGCAACCACGCCGGCACGCGCAGCTACACCTTGTACGTGCCGCCGGGGCTCGATGCGGCCGATGCGGCCGTCGCGCCGCTGATGATGATGCTGCACGGCTGCACGCAGACGCCTGCGGATTTCGCGGCCGGTACGCGCATGAATGCCCTCGCCGATGCCCACGGTGTGATCGTGGTGTACCCGGCGCAGACCGCGCGCGACAACGGGCAGAAATGCTGGAACTGGTTCCGCAGCGAAGACCAGACGCGTGACGCCGGCGAGCCCGCGATCCTGGCCGGTATCGTCGACGACGTCGCCCGGAATCACCGCGTGGATACGCGCCGCGTCTATGTCGCCGGCCTGTCCGCTGGCGCGGCGATGGCCGTGATCCTCGGCCGCACGTATCCGGACAGGTTCGCCGCCGTCGGCGCACATTCGGGTCTGCCCTTCGCCGCGGCGACCGACGTGCCCGGCGCATTCGCCGCAATGCAGGGCCGCAGCAAGCGGCCTGAAACGCGCCCCGAGGGCGATGCGCAGCGCGTGCCGACGATCGTCGTGCACGGCACCGCCGACCACACCGTGCGGCCCGACAACGGCAGCGCGATCGTGGCCGATGCCACGGCCGGCAACACGACCGTCGCGCCGCTGCGCGCCGAGCTGTCGGGCACCACGAAGATCAACGGCCGCGAGTGCACGCACACCGCCTTCGTCGATGCCGAAGGTCGAGTTCGTGTCGAACACGTGCTGATCGCCGGCGCGGGCCATGCGTGGAGCGGCGGCGATCCGTCAGGCAGCCATACCGATGCCAAGGGACCGGATGCGTCAGCGCTGATCCTCGCGTTCTGTCTGCGTCACAAGCACTGACATCATCAGGGCAGCCGAAGCTGCCCTGATGTGCTGCGTGACATCTGCGTTGCTATCGCTGCGACATCAGGGCCCGCACTGCCAGCGGCCTTCGATCGTGCGGCTGGCGCCATCGGCGCGCAGATAGGTCAGCGTCGCCGGACGCGGCGGCGACTCGCCACCGCCGATCGCCGCGCCGGTTTCTTCGATGCGGATCGTCTTGCCCTGACCAGTGAATGTCGGGTTCTGCGTCATGCCGTCGAAGCCACCCGGCGCGCGCACGGGTTCGACATACCCGGCGACTTTGACGACGCCCTGCGCGGGATCCTGCGAACCGACGACGCCCATCGCGTGCAGCAATGGCTGCTGACCGTCCTCCGAAAAACTGCAGGCCAGTTCGCCCGACAGATTCGCGCCGGTCAGATCGGCCTCGCTCAAGGTGTCGAGCACGATCTCAGAGCCGTCGCCCCCTACGGTGCCGCTCGCCGCAACCGGTGCAGGTGTCACAGGCTCGGGCGCAACTTCGTCGGCAGCAGTCGGCGTCGGCGCGATCGCAGGCGCGTCGACTGAAGGTTCGGCTGCGTCGTCGGCGGGCGAACACGCGGCGAGCAACGCGGTCGAGAACACCGCGACGGCGAGCGCCTTCGCGATGGATGAGGGCTCGAGCGCAGCGGATTTCGTCTGGGACATGCGGACCTCGTACGTTGCGGCCGCGCATCACATCCACGGCCCGGAACACCGATCCTCGCCGCGCACGCCTTCGCATTCCGTGAAGCGCGCATCGCAGCACGCATGCGTCCAGCACACGATGTCCGTGCCTAGACTCGCGCACCACCACACCCCATCGCACTTCGCATGCCGCAACTGCGCACACCCGACGGCCGTTATCTGATCGTGCGCGGTCGACTGTGGCGCACCAGCAATCCCGAGCTGCCGGAGGCGGAACGTCAGCGCCTCGTCGACGCGTTGATGGACGCGCGCCGCGCGGTGAAAGCTGCAAAGCAGGCGGATGACGCAGATGCGCTGACGCAGGCGCGCCGCGACGTCGACACCGCCAAGCACGCACTCGGCGAACGCGGCCCGGTGTGGTGGACCGACGGCACGCCGGACTACAACCGGCACCTGGTCAGGAATTCGCCGTATGCGGACTGGTACGCAGAGCAGGCGCAGCCGCGCACCTGATTCGACTCGACATCCCGCAATTCGCGCTCAACGACGCTGCGATTTCAGCCAGTCCGCGGCGATGTCGATCGCGTCCTGCGAGGCCTCCACTGGAACTTCCGGTGGAACGCCGTCCGGATACGCCTGTCCCGCGCGATCGGCGAACACTGCAGTCGTGAGCATCAGCACGCTGCCATCGGGCAGAGGGAACGTCTGGTTCGAGGTCGCGAGTCCGGCGGTGGTCTGTCCGAAGAATCGCGTCATGACGCGCCCCTTGAATGCGATCGCCACCGCTTCGCCCGAACTCGCGGTGCCCGGCCCGATGAGCACCGCCACCGGACTGCGTGCAAGGTCCGCACTGCAGGCATCGATCGGCCGGGGCTTCCACGCGCTCGACGCGCCTGCACGGTCTTTGAAGGCGCCGATGTGCACATCACCCAGCAAGGGACGCAAGCCGGCGAGCATCGGCCACATCGCGCCGCCACCATTCCCGCGCAGATCGACGATCCAGCCCGACGACGCTGCAGCGCCGTGCGATGCGATGGCCTGGCACAGGGCGGTGCTGAAGACCCGGCCGGCCTCGCGATCCGATCCACGCACACCCGGCACCCGCACGTAGCCCACGTCATCGCGCACATGCGCTTCGATCGGCTGCGTGGCGACGGCGTCGGCGCGATAGTCCGCTGCCGCACGCCTGGGCAGGAGTGCGCTGTGCCCATCACCGAGCGCTTCGAGCACCGCGTCGATGTGGGCATGCGCCTCCTGCGGGGGCGCGTCTTTCAGCGCAGGCGTCAATCGACGTGACTGCGCCGCCCAGTCGACCTGTCCGGTGTGGAGCGCATGCGCCCGGATCGTCGAGATCGCCGTGTCCAGCAGCGTGTAGGCAGAGCCTGTGTCCGGCGCCGCATCCAATGCCTTCAGTCTCAATGCACTGGCGCGAAGAGCACCCGGCGCCTGAAGGGTGATGCCGAACTTCAGGTGCGTCGCGGACGGCGGGATGTACAGCTGCAGCGTGCGCGGCTGCGCGCTGTTCTGCAGCGTGACAGGACGGCTGCCCGTGCTGGAGAACGCGAGACGCCCGCCAGGACCGTCCGCACGCAACCACAGCGCTGCTGCGCCCACACCTTGCGTGACTTCGAGCATGCCCGACAGCTCGACCTCGCGACCGCGGAACGCCGTCGCATCCAGAGACGTGATCGCGCCGGATCCCGACGGGCCTGCCGTTTCGGTCGACAGTGCCAATGCCGCACCGTCCGGTCCGAGCGGATCGCCCGAGGCCTGCACGACCGACGTCGGGTGCATCGGCGCCCACGACACCGCGGCGTGCGCAGCGCCGCTCCACAACACGAGCGCAAGCAGACATCCTGTCCGACGCATCCGGTGGCCATTCCTGTGTCCGAAGCCAGCGCGCATCGTAGCGGGCCCGGGCTCCGGGCTGCTATCGCGCCACCGGCCTGATCCACTCGACTTCCAGCCGGAACTCGCCGGCATCCCCATCACCGATCAGCAGTCCGATTTCTTCGACCTTCGACAGGTCCAGCGCCGGGCCGTCGAGCACCGTGCCGCGATACGTCGGCTGCATGTCGGCGAACTCGACGGTCGCTTCGATCCAGGCACCGGCGCGGGTGTCGAAGTCGCCACGCCAGGAGACGTTCGAACCGCGATGCCGTGCATCGGTGGCGATGCGCAGCTGGTAAGCGCGACCGTCGCCACGAACACGCAGCCGCATCGCGCGCGCGCCGTCGAGATCGAACGCGCCGCGTGCGCGGATCGAGGCGAAGCCGCCGTTGTCGTCCAGCGACGTGGCGCCGGTGAAGTGCAGCACGCCCGCACGTACCTCGGCGCGGCTGCGGGAATGGCCGCCCATCACGTCGTCGTCGAGCGTGATCCAGTGCGCGTCGATCGTGCCGACCGGGAACTCTGCAGGTGCGGTGCTCATGCGACCTCCAGCACGACCTTGCCGAAGTGCTCGCCGCTCTCAAGATACGCATGCGCGGCAGCAGCTTCGCGCAGCGGGAATCTGCGATCGATGATCGCGTTGACGCGTCCGTCGGCGATCCACGGCCAGACGATGCGCTCGACGGCGACGGCCAGCCTCGCTTTCTCGTCCGCGCTGCGCGGCCGCAAGGTGGAGCCGGTGAGCACGGCCTGCTTCTGCATCAGGCGCATCACCGGCACCTGCAGGACCGGGCCGCCGAGCGTCGCGATGTAGACGATGCGGCCCTTGGGATTCAGCGCGTCCAGCGTGGCGTCGAACGTCGGCGCGCCGACCATGTCCAGCGCCACGTCGATGCCGCCATGTTCCTTGGCGATCGCGCCGAAATCCATCGTCGACGTGTCGACGGAGACGTCCGCACCCAGGGTGTGGGTTCGCGCCGCCTTGTCCGCGCCGCGGCTGCTCGCCAGTACGTGCGCGCCGGCCGCCTTGGCCATCTGGATCGCAGCCACGCCGATGCCCGACGTCGCGCCGTGCACCAGCAGCCATTCGCCCGGCTGCAACGCGCCGTGTTCGAACACGTTGGCGTACACGGTGAACACGGTTTCCGGCAGCGCTGCGGCATGCGCCCAGTCGAGTCCGTCCGGGATCGGCAGCACGTGACGCGCATCGGCCACCGCGTACTCGGCGTAGCCGCCACCGCCCAGCAACGCGCAGACGCGATCGCCTTCCTTCCAGCGCCCCGCGCCGCGCACGATTTCGCCTGCGACTTCGAGGCCCAGCGTGTCGGGTGCACCGGGCGGCGGCGGGTACGTGCCGCCGCGCTGGGCGATGTCCGGGCGATTGACGCCGGCCGCGCGCACGCGGATCAGCACTTCGCCGTCGTCGGGCACCGGCCGCGGCAGCTGCACCGGATGCAGCGCGTCGGCATCGCCGGTGCCGCCGCGGATGGCGATGGCGGTCATGGTCGGCTCTGGCATGGCGAGCTCCTGCGATCGCGAGCGGGGCTCGCAGAGGACGTCACCGTAAACGCGCGTGCGTTGCGATCAGGTGTGGCCGCGTCTGGAAGGCGGCATGCGTTGCCCGCCCATCAGTTGACCGTCTGCGCCGATCCCATCCGGCGGAACGGCCGATGCCGCGTGACGACCAGCATTTCCACCCCGTGCACCGGCCCCAGCGAGCGGGCATCGTAGTGCTCCAGCGTGTCGGCATGCCGCACGCGACACCATCGGCTGAAATGCGCATACCACGCCAGGTCACCCGGTCGATTGCTGCGCGCCAGAAAATCATCGAGCGCGAACATCTTCGACTCGTGACCCAGCGGCGTCTCTTCCCAGAACGGGATGTCCAGTAACCAGTTGTACGTGTCGGGCACGTCGTCACCCACAGCGTCCCGCCTGAAGCACGTCGGTGCCCAGGCATCGATAGAACGGCCTTCGTGGCCGTTACAGAACACCGCCCCGTCCCTCCGGTCGGCTTCGTCTGCCGGGTGTCCTACATAGCGCAATGGATTG from the Luteimonas fraxinea genome contains:
- a CDS encoding CIA30 family protein, translated to MSTAPAEFPVGTIDAHWITLDDDVMGGHSRSRAEVRAGVLHFTGATSLDDNGGFASIRARGAFDLDGARAMRLRVRGDGRAYQLRIATDARHRGSNVSWRGDFDTRAGAWIEATVEFADMQPTYRGTVLDGPALDLSKVEEIGLLIGDGDAGEFRLEVEWIRPVAR
- a CDS encoding pyridoxamine 5'-phosphate oxidase family protein — translated: MDSINRNQPEHNREDLAGTDAAARIREMTKDAESCFFCTTPLSGSETGGTRPMAIEEADASGALWFLSASDSHKNAEIEADPAVRLYFQASKHSGFLALDGHATISRDRQRIEDLWNPIMKTWFTEGKDDPRITVIQVKPTGGYYWDNKHGDFVAASKMVVGAAIGKTLDDSIEGRVSP
- a CDS encoding TetR/AcrR family transcriptional regulator, which encodes MPGSDDTPTRLTDRKHAAILDAAVAEFRAAGFEATTMDRIAAAAGVSKRTVYNHFPSKDALFLRILEEMFARGVGGPDLAYRADRPLRAQLFELVDQKLRLLDDPHFVDLARVAIAAGLHSPELARQMLERLGDREEGITTWVRAAAADGRLKIDDPLFASHQLQSLVKGFAFWPQMSMGQPALDAAQQRQVAEGAVDMFLARYG
- a CDS encoding S41 family peptidase; translation: MRRTGCLLALVLWSGAAHAAVSWAPMHPTSVVQASGDPLGPDGAALALSTETAGPSGSGAITSLDATAFRGREVELSGMLEVTQGVGAAALWLRADGPGGRLAFSSTGSRPVTLQNSAQPRTLQLYIPPSATHLKFGITLQAPGALRASALRLKALDAAPDTGSAYTLLDTAISTIRAHALHTGQVDWAAQSRRLTPALKDAPPQEAHAHIDAVLEALGDGHSALLPRRAAADYRADAVATQPIEAHVRDDVGYVRVPGVRGSDREAGRVFSTALCQAIASHGAAASSGWIVDLRGNGGGAMWPMLAGLRPLLGDVHIGAFKDRAGASSAWKPRPIDACSADLARSPVAVLIGPGTASSGEAVAIAFKGRVMTRFFGQTTAGLATSNQTFPLPDGSVLMLTTAVFADRAGQAYPDGVPPEVPVEASQDAIDIAADWLKSQRR
- a CDS encoding MBL fold metallo-hydrolase, with the translated sequence MRRLVLSILFLFGVLAVSACTLSFVRTSQPVADHVASPQSAEGRFRNPQPRPPMGFANGAKLWWDFMFNKPGGTTPPLPTPVLPMTRAALDAAPDRSLYRLGHSTLLIKLRGGFWITDPVFAERASPVSFAGPKRWHAPPIALEDLPPLRGVVLSHDHYDHLDRETVVALAQRTEVFLAPLGVGDRLVAWGVPQAKVRQFDWWQSAEIDGLRFTATPAQHFSGRGLFDSDRTLWASWVIEDPSNAADDAGLKLFFSGDTGYFDGFAEIGRRFGPFDVAALETGAYDRRWAFVHMQPEQTVQAHVDLQARVLLPVHNGTFDLAMHAWDDPFERVSAIAAERYVRLATPRMGERVDLTAPQPGSAWWREMRRE
- a CDS encoding extracellular catalytic domain type 1 short-chain-length polyhydroxyalkanoate depolymerase, with the translated sequence MTALVPKSVLARGTAGAQQIQTTIQDALSSAGIHADGNATGVQKTIQDALQQAGLLSPDAPASSQTSSSDAAPAPDQATAHLHGAEPTTRTARGTTTEHSYSNHAGTRSYTLYVPPGLDAADAAVAPLMMMLHGCTQTPADFAAGTRMNALADAHGVIVVYPAQTARDNGQKCWNWFRSEDQTRDAGEPAILAGIVDDVARNHRVDTRRVYVAGLSAGAAMAVILGRTYPDRFAAVGAHSGLPFAAATDVPGAFAAMQGRSKRPETRPEGDAQRVPTIVVHGTADHTVRPDNGSAIVADATAGNTTVAPLRAELSGTTKINGRECTHTAFVDAEGRVRVEHVLIAGAGHAWSGGDPSGSHTDAKGPDASALILAFCLRHKH
- a CDS encoding NAD(P)H-quinone oxidoreductase — protein: MPEPTMTAIAIRGGTGDADALHPVQLPRPVPDDGEVLIRVRAAGVNRPDIAQRGGTYPPPPGAPDTLGLEVAGEIVRGAGRWKEGDRVCALLGGGGYAEYAVADARHVLPIPDGLDWAHAAALPETVFTVYANVFEHGALQPGEWLLVHGATSGIGVAAIQMAKAAGAHVLASSRGADKAARTHTLGADVSVDTSTMDFGAIAKEHGGIDVALDMVGAPTFDATLDALNPKGRIVYIATLGGPVLQVPVMRLMQKQAVLTGSTLRPRSADEKARLAVAVERIVWPWIADGRVNAIIDRRFPLREAAAAHAYLESGEHFGKVVLEVA
- a CDS encoding alpha/beta hydrolase family protein; this translates as MPLVVLPHGGPFGVFDQWAYDEDGQVLAAAGYAVLRVNYRGSGNYGRAHLDAGAQEWGAAMQDDLTDATRWAVESGIAQADRICIYGASYGAYAALMGAAREPDLYRCAVGYVGVYDLEMLHREQSAGSRSGRTWASEWMGARNTLAARSPITLADRIRIPVFLAAGGQDLRAPLAHSQRMERALKRNGMPVETLYYPNEGHGFYTEPHRREFYTRLLGFLSTHLGGAVAK